One Scytonema millei VB511283 DNA segment encodes these proteins:
- a CDS encoding ATP adenylyltransferase family protein produces MQEDMNARGTILQPGTLLDRAIAITQHALERGALVTIPTEYQFVEQQGVRFLVRTATNLNRKDEAKQKQDRQNATTGKDFNPFLPYDKNLYVADISETHVCLLNKFNVVDCHLLLITRAFEEQEALLTLADFTAMWICLAEFNGLTFYNGGKTAGASQRHKHLQIVPLPLTPADFPQIPLEPLLVTTNRGTVETLPSLPFVHAFVQLEPIQTKSPQTAATVTLNYYYQMLNAVGLKYDIGSNNIQAGAYNLLVTRQWMLLIPRSQESFESIAINSLGFAGTMFVRNEQQMQILKELGPMQVLSQVAISKSK; encoded by the coding sequence ATGCAAGAGGACATGAATGCACGCGGGACAATACTACAACCTGGTACGCTGCTGGATAGGGCGATCGCAATAACCCAACATGCCCTTGAACGCGGGGCTTTAGTCACCATTCCTACCGAATATCAGTTTGTAGAACAGCAAGGCGTGCGTTTCCTGGTCAGAACAGCCACCAATCTCAATCGCAAAGACGAGGCAAAGCAAAAACAGGATCGGCAAAATGCTACGACTGGTAAAGACTTTAATCCCTTTTTACCCTACGACAAAAACTTATACGTAGCAGACATTTCCGAGACTCATGTTTGTTTGCTAAATAAATTCAATGTCGTCGATTGTCACCTACTACTCATTACCCGCGCCTTTGAAGAACAGGAAGCCTTACTAACTCTCGCCGACTTTACTGCCATGTGGATCTGTCTGGCAGAGTTTAACGGACTGACATTCTATAACGGTGGCAAGACAGCAGGCGCAAGCCAACGTCACAAACATTTGCAGATCGTTCCCCTCCCACTCACACCCGCAGATTTTCCCCAAATTCCCCTCGAACCTTTGTTGGTAACTACTAATCGCGGTACAGTCGAAACTCTACCAAGCTTGCCTTTTGTCCATGCTTTCGTACAACTAGAACCGATTCAAACAAAATCTCCTCAAACAGCTGCCACAGTCACGCTCAATTATTACTACCAAATGCTCAATGCAGTGGGGCTAAAGTATGACATCGGCTCGAATAACATCCAAGCAGGAGCTTACAACTTACTCGTAACCCGCCAATGGATGCTGTTGATTCCCCGTTCTCAAGAAAGCTTTGAGTCGATTGCCATCAACTCTTTGGGATTTGCTGGCACAATGTTCGTGCGTAACGAACAACAAATGCAAATCTTAAAAGAATTGGGACCGATGCAGGTGTTGAGTCAGGTGGCAATATCAAAAAGCAAGTAG